From a region of the Lactuca sativa cultivar Salinas chromosome 4, Lsat_Salinas_v11, whole genome shotgun sequence genome:
- the LOC111910710 gene encoding uncharacterized protein LOC111910710: MGFSPKPTSRKDFRSVTLPCRSHPRTYRIEKVLINKLKTWESTSSLSNASGEIICSGVFQLTELYECFDDLVKTCPSKTSLDSSNQNMRWTDELLDVSVSFLDIFSNISDLMLQTKQHVRDLGCDLRRNGGPSIDSIIDNNTAFRKKLRRDIKTSLASLNQLDGIIGHSPLVDFENNHLISVIRVFREVKAFTAVIVQLLLKFLAIPLLKRRSRSRWTAVSRYISKSKVVPEEKADTNINELQQLDAALFRYRTSNKLEFIQTVRKKLEEFEATVDGINSHLESISRHLVTTRTSLLNFISFY, from the coding sequence ATGGGGTTTTCTCCAAAACCAACATCCAGGAAAGATTTCCGATCCGTTACTTTACCATGCAGATCACATCCACGCACCTACCGAATCGAAAAAGTGCTGATCAATAAACTCAAAACATGGGAGTCCACATCATCGTTATCGAATGCATCGGGAGAAATCATTTGCAGCGGTGTGTTTCAACTGACAGAGTTGTATGAATGTTTTGATGACCTTGTCAAAACATGTCCTTCCAAAACTTCGTTAGATTCCAGCAATCAGAACATGAGATGGACGGATGAGTTACTTGATGTATCTGTCAGTTTCTTGGATATTTTCAGCAATATATCTGATCTCATGTTGCAGACAAAACAACATGTGAGGGATCTTGGGTGTGATCTAAGGAGAAATGGTGGTCCCAGCATCGACAGCATCATCGACAATAACACTGCCTTCAGAAAGAAACTGAGAAGAGACATTAAAACGTCTCTGGCTAGTCTAAATCAATTGGATGGCATAATTGGCCACTCTCCCTTGGTAGATTTTGAAAACAACCATCTGATATCGGTGATCCGAGTGTTCAGAGAAGTTAAAGCATTCACTGCTGTTATTGTGCAATTGTTGTTGAAATTCTTGGCTATTCCACTTTTGAAGAGAAGATCGAGAAGCAGATGGACAGCAGTCTCAAGATATATATCCAAAAGTAAAGTGGTACCAGAAGAAAAAGCTGACACTAATATAAATGAGTTGCAACAGCTTGATGCTGCACTATTCAGATACAGGACAAGTAACAAACTGGAATTCATCCAAACCGTACGAAAGAAACTAGAGGAATTTGAGGCTACTGTCGACGGCATCAACTCTCACTTAGAATCAATATCCAGGCACCTGGTTACAACCAGAACCTCACTTCTTAACTTCATCTCTTTCTACTAG